One Paraburkholderia kururiensis DNA window includes the following coding sequences:
- a CDS encoding CobW family GTP-binding protein, giving the protein MTTLRHPVALTVLTGFLGSGKTTLLNRLLRQAAMSRCAVVVNEIGEIGLDHLLIGATRERSVALLENGCLCCGARGELADTVDLLLGQMERGEIPPFERVIVETTGLARPGPVLSELLGDERLASRIALDGVVATADALHMQGQLARHAQAREQLAAADALLITKTDLADGPTLGALYAALDALNPGAPRIRVEHGEIDAEQLFGWLAPHTLPAWLRSRDVLLAASGETPADGDGLPLQSAMRLAAQRNAHPDVETFCLTFDAPLPLAALETALTVLLAYHGEQILRVKGICRVVGEDAPVVVHGVQQLLHEPLRVAAWPDDDRRTRLVFIVHGISPDVVRATFTHFLSGEEAAPTIQHGEPSSNR; this is encoded by the coding sequence ATGACGACGCTCCGGCATCCCGTCGCGTTGACGGTCCTGACAGGCTTTCTCGGCTCAGGCAAGACGACCCTGTTGAACCGCTTGCTCCGGCAGGCGGCGATGAGCCGCTGCGCAGTCGTGGTGAACGAAATCGGCGAGATCGGACTCGATCATCTGCTGATCGGCGCAACACGCGAGCGCAGCGTCGCGCTGCTCGAAAACGGCTGTCTGTGCTGCGGCGCGAGGGGCGAGCTGGCCGACACGGTCGACTTGCTGCTCGGGCAGATGGAAAGAGGCGAAATCCCTCCTTTCGAACGCGTGATCGTGGAAACGACAGGACTGGCCAGACCGGGCCCGGTCTTGTCCGAACTGCTGGGCGACGAACGTCTCGCATCACGCATTGCGCTGGACGGCGTCGTGGCCACCGCGGATGCGCTGCACATGCAAGGCCAGCTTGCGCGCCATGCCCAGGCACGCGAACAGCTCGCCGCCGCGGACGCCCTGCTGATCACGAAGACCGACCTTGCCGACGGCCCGACGCTCGGCGCCCTCTATGCCGCGCTCGATGCGCTCAATCCCGGCGCGCCGCGTATTCGCGTGGAGCATGGCGAGATCGACGCGGAGCAACTCTTCGGCTGGCTCGCGCCGCACACCCTGCCCGCCTGGCTGCGTTCGCGCGACGTGCTGCTGGCTGCATCGGGCGAAACGCCCGCGGACGGCGACGGCTTGCCGCTGCAATCAGCAATGCGCCTTGCGGCGCAGCGCAACGCGCATCCGGATGTCGAGACGTTTTGCCTGACCTTCGATGCCCCGCTGCCGCTTGCAGCGCTAGAAACGGCGTTGACGGTGCTGCTTGCGTATCACGGCGAGCAGATTCTGCGCGTGAAGGGCATCTGCCGCGTGGTGGGCGAAGACGCGCCCGTCGTCGTGCACGGTGTTCAACAGCTGTTGCACGAGCCGTTGCGCGTCGCCGCGTGGCCGGATGACGACCGGCGCACGCGTCTCGTTTTCATCGTGCACGGCATATCGCCCGATGTGGTGCGGGCGACGTTCACGCATTTTCTTTCAGGCGAAGAAGCGGCCCCGACCATCCAGCATGGCGAGCCGTCATCGAATCGATAA